From Dendropsophus ebraccatus isolate aDenEbr1 chromosome 2, aDenEbr1.pat, whole genome shotgun sequence, a single genomic window includes:
- the DSCC1 gene encoding sister chromatid cohesion protein DCC1 isoform X1: protein MDNLHYNVFICLRDCTHPLPDSCYSHPGGSIIMSRSREEVEATLQIAKVNVEDLRSTVQCLTFSDMFTSGDYSLMELDDTLCKELEAGGSLVIRGDKADHAVLCSQNKTYDLKIADTSNLLLFIPDGKTPDLLPADQLPLSVTSCEVAGFSNHYWELRRCRPKVKKLKKLLLENPYEGPENENTTGAAMYTTDDLLNQIQASYEELLDHLKVLHACNIKGFWRLLDFDYEMKLLNDVTQLMDSESWSFSRVSLKVCLEELHILHPEEMIEHCLESYGRRFSEEDEVFFALDEDKICKVTAQMILQNAVKFNLSEFQEVWQQSVPEGMTTRLDQLKGLALVDRTSRPETIFLLKTEDLPEDTQERFNTLFGMREKWTEADISPYIKDLCGEKQTIGALLTKYARSSLQNGVKVFNSRRPIS, encoded by the exons atggacaacctacactataatgtttttatttgtctgCGGGA CTGTACTCATCCTCTCCCTGATTCCTGTTATTCACATCCTGGAGGCTCCATTATCATGAGTCGTTCACGAGAAGAAGTGGAGGCCACGCTGCAGATCGCCAAAGTGAACGTAGAAGATCTGCGCAGCACAGTGCAATGTCTGACGTTCAGCGACATGTTTACTTCGGGGGATTACAGCCTGATGGAGCTGGATGACACGCTGTGTAAGGAGCTGGAGGCAGGGGGGAG CCTTGTGATTCGAGGTGACAAAGCAGATCACGCCGTCCTGTGCAGTCAGAACAAAACCTATGACCTGAAAATCGCTGATACTTCCAATTTATTGTTGTTCATCCCCGATGGTAAAACCCCAGACCTCCTGCCGGCTGATCAGCTGCCCCTGAGCGTCACTTCCTGTGAG GTTGCGGGATTCTCTAATCATTACTGGGAGCTGAGGAGGTGCAGACCCAAAGTGAAGAAGTTAAAGAAACTTTTGCTAGAAAACCCGTATGAGGGACCAGAGAATGAGAACACCACAGGTGCTGCAATG TACACGACAGACGACCTCCTGAATCAGATTCAAGCAAGCTACGAAGAGTTATTGGACCACCTGAAAGTCCTTCATGCCTGTAATATTAAAG GGTTTTGGAGACTTCTGGACTTCGATTACGAGATGAAGCTTCTGAACGACGTCACCCAGTTGATGGACTCGGAGTCGTGGTCTTTCAGTCGAGTCTCTTTGAAAGTGTGTCTGGAGGAGCTTCATATTCTTCAtccaga AGAAATGATTGAGCACTGTTTAGAGAGCTACGGGAGAAGGTTTTCCGAAGAAG ATGAAGTTTTCTTTGCTTTGGATGAAGATAAAATCTGCAAAGTCACCGCCCAGATGATCCTCCAGAACGCTGTGAAATTTAATCTTTCAGAGTTTCAGGAAGTCTGGCAGCAGAGTGTTCCTGAGGGCATGACAACCAGGCTGGACCAGCTGAAG GGACTTGCCTTGGTGGATCGAACCTCTCGACCAGAGACCATCTTTCTTCTAAAGACAGAGGACCTACCCGAGGACACTCAGGAGAGGTTCAACACTCTGTTTGGTATGAGAGAGAAGTGGACGGAAGCTGATATTTCACCGTACATAAA GGACCTGTGCGGAGAGAAACAAACCATCGGAGCCTTGCTGACTAAGTACGCGCGGTCTTCTCTTCAGAATGGCGTTAAAGTGTTTAATTCTAGGCGACCGATTTCCTAA
- the DSCC1 gene encoding sister chromatid cohesion protein DCC1 isoform X2 — MSRSREEVEATLQIAKVNVEDLRSTVQCLTFSDMFTSGDYSLMELDDTLCKELEAGGSLVIRGDKADHAVLCSQNKTYDLKIADTSNLLLFIPDGKTPDLLPADQLPLSVTSCEVAGFSNHYWELRRCRPKVKKLKKLLLENPYEGPENENTTGAAMYTTDDLLNQIQASYEELLDHLKVLHACNIKGFWRLLDFDYEMKLLNDVTQLMDSESWSFSRVSLKVCLEELHILHPEEMIEHCLESYGRRFSEEDEVFFALDEDKICKVTAQMILQNAVKFNLSEFQEVWQQSVPEGMTTRLDQLKGLALVDRTSRPETIFLLKTEDLPEDTQERFNTLFGMREKWTEADISPYIKDLCGEKQTIGALLTKYARSSLQNGVKVFNSRRPIS; from the exons ATGAGTCGTTCACGAGAAGAAGTGGAGGCCACGCTGCAGATCGCCAAAGTGAACGTAGAAGATCTGCGCAGCACAGTGCAATGTCTGACGTTCAGCGACATGTTTACTTCGGGGGATTACAGCCTGATGGAGCTGGATGACACGCTGTGTAAGGAGCTGGAGGCAGGGGGGAG CCTTGTGATTCGAGGTGACAAAGCAGATCACGCCGTCCTGTGCAGTCAGAACAAAACCTATGACCTGAAAATCGCTGATACTTCCAATTTATTGTTGTTCATCCCCGATGGTAAAACCCCAGACCTCCTGCCGGCTGATCAGCTGCCCCTGAGCGTCACTTCCTGTGAG GTTGCGGGATTCTCTAATCATTACTGGGAGCTGAGGAGGTGCAGACCCAAAGTGAAGAAGTTAAAGAAACTTTTGCTAGAAAACCCGTATGAGGGACCAGAGAATGAGAACACCACAGGTGCTGCAATG TACACGACAGACGACCTCCTGAATCAGATTCAAGCAAGCTACGAAGAGTTATTGGACCACCTGAAAGTCCTTCATGCCTGTAATATTAAAG GGTTTTGGAGACTTCTGGACTTCGATTACGAGATGAAGCTTCTGAACGACGTCACCCAGTTGATGGACTCGGAGTCGTGGTCTTTCAGTCGAGTCTCTTTGAAAGTGTGTCTGGAGGAGCTTCATATTCTTCAtccaga AGAAATGATTGAGCACTGTTTAGAGAGCTACGGGAGAAGGTTTTCCGAAGAAG ATGAAGTTTTCTTTGCTTTGGATGAAGATAAAATCTGCAAAGTCACCGCCCAGATGATCCTCCAGAACGCTGTGAAATTTAATCTTTCAGAGTTTCAGGAAGTCTGGCAGCAGAGTGTTCCTGAGGGCATGACAACCAGGCTGGACCAGCTGAAG GGACTTGCCTTGGTGGATCGAACCTCTCGACCAGAGACCATCTTTCTTCTAAAGACAGAGGACCTACCCGAGGACACTCAGGAGAGGTTCAACACTCTGTTTGGTATGAGAGAGAAGTGGACGGAAGCTGATATTTCACCGTACATAAA GGACCTGTGCGGAGAGAAACAAACCATCGGAGCCTTGCTGACTAAGTACGCGCGGTCTTCTCTTCAGAATGGCGTTAAAGTGTTTAATTCTAGGCGACCGATTTCCTAA